From the Coffea eugenioides isolate CCC68of chromosome 1, Ceug_1.0, whole genome shotgun sequence genome, the window TTGATTCCTTGTGttcttctcttttttatttattattttttggggggttttttttttggttggttgAAAGAAAGTTTGTCCATGCGCATCATATCCTCTAAAAAATGGAAGAGCATGTGCAACAACTATTTACGTCAATGCTGAAACTCTACTCATCTTTACAGCCAGGAAATCATATGCAACCACAACTTGCAGAAGTACGACCGAGTTGAGACCAAAAATTCTTGCACCATAAATCCAAACTGTAGCCCACAGATATCCAAAATTGAAATTCTCTCCAACAAGAGAGCCCTAAAACTTGAACAAATTTCTCTGGACTTTAGTCACTACTCTGCACGTCAAGGAAATTCTGGTAGCAGTCCTATGAATTAGTTTGTCACATCTTGTTTCATTTCTGTCAATTTCTTCCTCTGGGCGTGCTGCAGATTGGATCAGTGCAAGGCTTTTTGTAATCTGAGGAATATTAACAGCCTTGTCAAACTGCTGATACTCCTGATCTTTTATTCCATGCAAGTAGTCTGAGTATGCCTCATCTTTAAATATAAGCAAACTACGGGGCATCAATACTACAGAGAATGGTGGATGTTTATCAGAGGATCTATCAGTATTCATCAGCATGGGCCCTTCATTAGCTGTGTTGTTTTGAGTTTCCTTATTCTCCAGTGGTTCTGTAGAAAGTTGCAAACTTGGGTGAGGAGTAAAGTCCACGAGAACTGGCGATCCAAGAGACAAAATTGCCACGACGGGAAAATAAGCAGGTCCATCCTGGTGTGGCATTATTCCCTGGTCAGGAAGGTACTCATTAATGAGTACATGATTAATTGCTGAAGGAAACAATCCAGATTTCTCGTATATCCTAGCAGTAATTCTTGTCAGCCACGTGGGCAAATCTTGAGCAAGAAGACCCTTCTCATGCACAATGCCTCCCCAGTTTTGGAGTCTCCTATTCTTCAAAACTTTCCACTTGGAAACGGGGGCTGTATAAATAGTGTTGAGAAGGTGCTGCTCTTCTTCATCAGTAATGAAATCGGGGAGGTAAATGACCGTTGGAACAGAACCAACTAAAAAGCTGTTGACGTTTTCTTTGTCTGCTTTTGTCTCCATGTCTCTTGTAATAGTTTCTTCCCCCCTGTCTTCCTCAATGAAATGTTGGAGTGGATTTCAATCCTAATCTATAGATTCCTGTGCCAAATAGGCAAAGAGTAAAACATTTGGAGGTTATCATAACGAGTCGTAATATGTATGAGAGAAGCTTAACAACTCTGACCTTTTATAATGTTCATTGTGCATGGTTATAGCGGGCAGATTTTGAATTGCTTGTGTAAAACCAAGTAATACAAACCATTGCCATTTCATTACCTCGGATGTGCAAGTTTATCAATTCTAAGAACTTGGATTTTGATACTAATTTATGCAAACCAATAGCCTTCATGGAAATCACCAATTAGATTTGCCAGTCATGTGCAAAGGAAAGGAGCCAGagaaaagcatgcaaaacaTCTATATATGGTAATAATGATATACAAGCTTCCCTGATACGTTACCAATCTCAATTATGAGTCTGCGAAGTCAACCgagaaagggaaaaaatcaTGCCATGCAGTGATCTTGTTTACAGAAACCAAAGGTGACCAAAACTCATAAGCAGAGAAATagggggaaaaatggacaagaaGAAAAGACGTCAGATGCAACATCCAAGCAAACTAAATTTCTAGAAAACTTGTTGCCACCAGCAATTCTTACAGAATGACTTGCAAGCATATGAGGTGGTAGCACAAGAAACAGTTGAAAGTTTTGCATTCAAACTAACAATCATAGACATTCTCCAGTAGCAGAAATGGAAAATTAACTCCATATTTTGAGAAGATAAACCAGCCACTAGTTCAAAAAACATAACTCTATAAATCAAGAAAGATAAACCGGCCACTAGTTCTTGTTGACAGTATATTAGGCCTTAAAGTGAGCCATTTCATTTAgttttcaaattaaaaaaacCTTAAAAGGATAAAATTGCTATCGACACAGCCAACCAATATTATCAGTCTGCAGGAGGAAAAaaggaaggggggggggggtaggTCGATGACTTTCCATGTGAAACTGAACTCGGAACACCAAGTCGTCTCTAATGTACAATGCAAAGCGTTTAAAACAAATGCATCAATCACTGAAGGAGCAAACCAGCCAATAAGAAAACGAATTTTCAGCAAAAGGAGAATGTAAATGCATGCAAGTTTGAAACAATGTTAACCAAAGTGAATCAATATGGTACCTGCACACGTATACACAATGGTTTATATGTGTTAATCCGACATATGCATAAAAATGTTTCCAGTTCTCATATGCATATTGTCCCTATTAAGTTCCTCAACATAAATCATGTAACCAGCAATAAATTAAGACATacataaaaaagaaattgtTTGTGTACATTAGAGAGCCACACTCTCATTTTAGCAAAACTTAAAACTATGGGCAGGCATAGACAAAATCCGGATGAATCAACAAAATACGGCTGATatttatgtataatatacatttacatTTGTGAACTAGATGCAGGATAAACACATTTCTAGTTTCTTACAAATAATTAATATTCCTATTTCAGCTATTaaattacacaaaaaaaaaaaaaatcagcaccAGAAGGTAGTCTGACATTCCTATTTCCCTGTACTTATAGCAAGCACAACTATTTAGGGGAGGACAAATATAACAGGTGATAAATGATGAACTGAAAATACAAACCAAGTCACTCAATAGTCAATTCAACCTTGGCCCTTGAAAAGCTCGTTCAACTTCGATCAATAAAATAAAGGTAGAACAAGTTTCAGTTGTTCAAAAACTTGTCATGCTAGGCTTGATATCCTAAACTTTTATAAGTACATGATCTGTTCTGACTTCTTGATTACTTTGACATGTATTTTTAGCTTATTCTACAATGAAGGTAGGTAATTCCAGAAAACATCTATAGAGGTGTTTTGTGTATTATGTTTTGGTTTcagaatttaaaagaaaaaaaaaaggcccaGAATATATTCCGAAGCcgctgtttcttttttcttccttaaCAACTTGCTTCATAAACATATACTAaataagaaaaggaagaaacatGCCTAAAGGTAAATAAGCTCCAAGCCACATCGAGATTTTAAGTATCAAGATAAGATCacgaataaattaaaattaccaCCATGCCCAAGGAGTTCTATCCAGAACTTACTCTTgcaaatttcatgtaattcaaTCTTGCTGAGGTACACTTACTAAGTTATCATGATTGTTGACGAAAAAAAGAAGGCTGATCTGATCAGGTTTTAGGAGTCAGAAGCACACTAGCAAAAGGAactcattttcaaacatttcaTTGATGATTTAAAGCACCCACAAGTGGCAGAATGGCTTTTTAAAGTTGTGTGTCAGCAAATTGAGTACTCTTTCTGCAATCTACACTATCCTCCATTAACCCTAATGCTTTTCTTAATTATGTGATGCCGTACTATTGTCAGTCTTTCTCTACCTCGAACTTACAGTTAATAAATTAGTGTTACACTGCCTTATGGATGTTTTCAGAAATCTTTCTTGGAACTCTGAAACCAAGTTAAAAAGATCTCCATTCAATTTTGTCTTCAACATGCTCCATCAGGTAATTCATTATTCTAGCTTATCTAATTTGAGCACacaccctttgcgctttctcatCAGCCAGTCTTATTGTTGGTTCAGAATAGTCTGCCTTCACCTAAGTGCCTATCATGAAGCAGGTTCTTTTATAATTATCAACCTTAAGTGAACCTGCAATTTTAAGTTAACCTGAATATTAAGGTGCACTTGTATTGTGCTCGCAGCTTTGGTATTTCAAGTATGTCAAGTtattacaaaatttaaaatgatgAGCAACATGATTGAGTTTATGGTGGTTTACAAATCATGTACACCCACTTCCTAGATACAGATGCAAACAGGCATATGCACATGCATGTTTGCGTAAAACGTGCATataaagagaaaagaaattaaTTGTGAATAAGAAGCACGtcaacaaaataaataataaaaggaCAAATCAACAAAGGCCTAAATCATTGTTTTCAAGTCCATCCCTCACCTGAGTTAATGATCATGAGGTTATGCATGCTTGAACAATTTCATACACAGCCAGTGGAAGTAGACTGCAATAAGAAGGATTGGAGGTGTTAAGGGCACCAAGAGGCAATAGTACCTGTTCAAGAGTGAACCCCAAGTTAAAAAATCATGGCTAATGCTACTACTAGCCTAAGTTTCTAACAGTCAAAAACCAACAGACTgaagctcacaaatccaaaccATTGAAATGCTGAATAATTACAAGGAAAGAGCAGCAGATGATGACATTACTAATCGGTATCATACAAAAGCTGTATAGTGAAGCTTTTACCATCCTTAAGTGTATAAGGTTATAGACAAAAGGAAAAAGTTAGGAAAAAAATTCTGTATAAACTGATATAAGTCAATAccagaaagagagagagagagagagagagagagagagagataaaagACAATAATAAGAATAAGCACTTGACCTAGGAAGAAGTCTTGCTAAATTCCATGATTTATCTAGCTAAATACGCCAAAATAACAACCTTAGATTTGCCGTTCAACTTTTCCTTACAACAGACATTTAGTTCCATAAGCACGCAATGGAAGCAATAGAGAAGCTTTCTATATCATATGCTAAGAATAGTCCCCAATTTTCACCTTTTACATAGAAGGTGCATATGCTGACGAAATCTATGATAGAAGATAAAAGTCAAGTGGAATATCAACCTATCATTCAGTATGGCAGAAATGAGAGAATTCCCTGATGGTGGAAGAAGCTTTGAGCCAACAGCGGCGAAAAGGAACCCACAAAAGGAAACTGCGCCGGATATAAGAAGGAACCAACCCCAAAATACTCTTTCATAGGAGGCTATCAACTGTGAAAAAGCTGACATCTTGTTTCATAGCAACCTCTACCATTTCTCATCTAGATAAAAGGGATTTAACTGAAGCTCCATGTTGCTTTAACTTCAACAAGTGCCTAGCTCCCAAACACCATATTTAAGTATCAGAAGACAGATCATTATTTGCATTTGATACTAGCAAGGGAGCTAAGATCACAAAGATCAATCAACATTGAATCAAACGGCAAATAAAAAGGGAATAGGAGATGCATGCAGCAAACTGTATGGTACAAAGAATATACATATCCATCTACCATTTATACTGAAGTGATAGAGCTACAACTGTCAACAACATAAAGAGCAGCAGCTTTATGTAAGTTAATTCAAGCTAATTCAAGCTGTCAAATCCACCATGGGTATCACGGGAAATTTCTGAAATAGGTCGCATTTGGCAAGAAAGAGCACAAGATTTTGGGCTATCAATTATACAGGATATTTCGTACTGACTTTGTATAACATATACCGTTACTCTGCAAAAATCGGTACAAATACTGTGTGTACAAATTCCGTTTACTAATTAAGCATCAACCGAGCCCCCATTTCATAAATTTCCCCATCGAAATATGCAGCACAAAAGCAGTATGTTAAATCCAATGATTcaaaacaaagacaaaattCTTGAATGTGAGTCCTCACATGTCTTTAAAACTAGAGGAATCTTGGCATGGCAGTCTCCTAATTGCATGAGAGCAAACAGCAAATTCTTTAGAAATCTCTACTTCTCTCTGATATAAAAATCATGTTTAAAGAAAGGGTAAAATACCCAAAAACTCTTGTGGTTTGctaaatgttcaatttaactccCTTTAGTTTGAAAACCTACACTATAACTCCCTGTGGATTCAACTAGATTGAAATTGGACGGAAAGCATCTAATCTAACGATTATACATGAAATGTCAATATTGCCCTTATATAAATGAACTCCCTATGGTTTGTTgaatgttcaatttaactccctttgatttgaaaaattacactatgACTCCCTACGATTtcgactaaattgaaaattgaatggaaaGCATCTCACGTATAGTAGGGGCAACATTGACATTTCACACACAACCGTTAGATCTGATGCTTTCTatccaattttcaatttagtcaaAACCACAGGGAGTTATAGtgtgatttttcaaatcaaaGGAAGTTAAATTGAATATTTGTCAAACCACAGGgagttttttggtattttaccctTAAAGAACAGATCctaagaagaaaaattcaaaaggacTACTTGCTGGCAATTATACAGGATGCAGAAAGtaggaaaggaaaaatagacaGTCTTGAATTATTAAAAGGGCTAACACACCAAAACCACATTATTCCATCATTAAAAGGAAAATCTATCTTGAAAAGCAGAACATGATAAATAGGGAAAAGAATCAAGTCTATACTGTAAAAATGGTGTTCTCAGCGACCAGATGACAAAGTCCACGAAACTCAAATTCAAATAGCATGGCTATGTATGAGGTAACTCTTCCCATGCCTATTTGACAGCAATAAAGTTCGATCTAATagaaatttttgcttcaaacaaCTGTCGACCCAAAACAGTAGAAATTATCAAAGATACCTGAACTAGTGGAGTACCAAACTGTTAAAGAAAGCAAGAGCAAATAAATGAAGAACTTTGAAAACTTGAATTACAAAAGCTCAAAATATTGCAACATCAACTAAACAGTCTCATAAATAAGGTTGAAAAATGAACCAAACTACTTGATATTCAAATTGAGTTTGACTTGGTAAGAGCTTGTTCGAGCTCACCAACTAGTCAAACCAAAAGCATTTTATGTTCGATAATATTCAAATCCCATCAAAACCTCATTCACACTCGGTTCAGCAAATAAACAAGCCACACTTGAACAAAATTTTAAGCTTCTTTAAATAATCAAACAAGCTTGAACACTTGGTTGTTCGGTTTGATTATGTTTGTTTACACCCCTACTCATAAAAAAAAGTCAAGACCAAAGAAAAGAAGTTAACCAAGAAATAATTCAACCCCAGATTCAAAATGGTGGTCTAGTAAAAATCTAGCCATCCACAATAAAGAAAAACTCTGCCACAACTAGCAGTGAGCTAGTTTAGACCCTCTTCCCATAATTAtcattaggggtggcaattttcaatatgacctgaaaacacgacatgaacctaacacgaaattaatggattTGGGTTGAGACTTCGCAGGTTTGGGTCGGAATCGGGTCAAATCCAAtgaaccagaaaaaaaaaagtcgaaTTCAGATTacccacgggttgacccgataACCcatttatgaattaaaaataatttagtaaatataaaaatattttatctaactaaaccaACTTATTCTTTTTTCCCCAAAGGCATTAAGCACTTAATTCTAAATGAATTTGTTTAACTTGTGTGACGTTGGAATTATTATGTTTAGACAAATAATTTATTacattattttctatttttatagtatcttaatttattttagatctGGTTTGGGATTGTTTTATCGAGATTTTTATTACTAGATTACGTAGTCTTGTACGAAATTGTTTTTGTTAGAAACTACAGTGGTAAATTAGTAAATTGAAATTATGTTTTAGGTCATTCCGGTTGACCTGCCAACCCGAAATTTTCAGGTTCAGGTTCAGGTATCCTGATCCGTTTTGGGTTGGTTGGTCGTGTTCGGGTCAGCAGGTTATCTATTATACACAGGTctcaacccgacccgccaacccgtttCTGACTTGATTGCCACCCATTTATCATACATACTCCTCATTTTGCTATCAGACAGCACTTAATAAGCTGAAGATCAGATCATGGATCACTAAAAAagccaaaacaaaattttctttctcaaaCAAAAGTACTTGCATTATAAATGTCACACTTGCACCTATCATTATTGCTTTCAGCAAATTTCTTTTTAGCCTCCGCATTGCTTTGGTTTTTAGTCCCCATAGGCCATTTTATCTGCTCGTCTGAAGCACCATGAAAAATACATAATGACTATTCTTGATATCATCCAAGCCGCTTAATCAGGGAAAAGGCAGaaaacaaaatatataaataaataaataaataagagcTTTCCTGCTTATTCTGTAAAATAAGATGCGGCCACTTGTGGCAAAAAAAAGTTCATTTTATCTTATCATCTAGAGTATGTTAGACCCACCCAAGCTGTATCAGAGTAAACACCAGATATTCATGAAATTTTACAGCGAAGAAAGATTTGTTTTACCCCACCATCATATCTGGAAATACAGAAAAGGAAGTACCACAGGAGAAGATAATTCTTGGCATCAAAATTTTAAGCATCCCTGGTTATGCACCAAACCAATGAAAGACTCTGAAATCCAAACAGCAGTTTCAAAACTCCAAGAAATCATACTGTTACTTATGCCAGAGATAATGGCTCactattttttgttttacttGAGACATGTTGAAACTGCTTGAATGTTCATTTCTAACACGTCACAAAAATTGACGCTAAGAGAGCATACATAAGCACAAAAAGACAAATAGAGAATACATATATTACAAGGTACAGAAAAATTGTAAGAATAAGAAATAGATGAAGATGTTTATGGGATAAATTACCTTCACTTGGGAAATATCTAAGTCTCCAAAATTTCCTTGCATAACCTTCTAAGCTCCATAGTGGTATCTCCACAATTACTCAAATACTCAATCAAAACCTATCTTGGTTTTGGAACTGACTTCTAGCAACTACTCGCCTTTAGTCATACTTTAGTTTGAAACTGAAGCTCTGTTTCTTCCAGTCTACCATCCATAACATTATTAAAATGTGTCAGTGATGCATCATAGCCTAGCTTCCTAAATAACCATCGCACCAAGAAGTTCCATATAGAAATATTAGGACAGATTCCTTTTTCTATCATCCTCTGAAGATAAACACTGGCTAAATCTAAACCAATTGTCTCACAGATTCCACAGATGAGACTGGTAAATGTAACTAAATCTGGATTGCAACCTACAGAACTCATGGTGTCTAGAAGCTTAATAGCTGACTCAACCTTACCACACTTACAGTAGCCATTGATTACAATATTCAACGTGAAAGTATCAGGTTTTATTCCCTTCACCAACAATTTTCCAACAAACATCAGGGCCACCTCAAACATGCCTGCACGAGAAAGGCCGTTTACAATATTGTTGTATGTCACTATATTAAACTCAATTCCGTTTCTCTCCATATCCACAAGAAGCTCAAATGCAAGTCTGAAGTTGTTAATTTTGAACAGACCACCCAAAAGTTCATTGTATGTCGTGATATTACATGCACATCCATAGTGttccattttatcaaacaatTCCATAGCCTGATCTACTCTACCACTGGTGCACAGATGTTTGATAAAGACATTGAATGTAATAGTGTTTGGCGGACAATTTTCCATTGCCATTTTCTCTATCAGATTATAAGCTCTGTCAAACATGAAGTTTCTACAAAGCACATCCACCATGGAGGTATATACCACAACATTTGGGGGACAACCAGACGTTATCATCTTGTTCCATATCTCAGATGCACCCCATAGATCTCCAAATTTTGCATATCCATCAATGAGTGTACTAAAGGTTGTCACATTGGGAAGGCAGCCATATCTCTCCATCTGGTTAAGAAGACACAAAGCTTCGGACAAATTCCCAACAAAGCAAAGACCATGTATTAATGTGTTATATGTGACAACATTGGGTAATAACCCCTCCCTGGTAATTTGGTTCCATACAGCAAGAGCTTCATGTACCCTTCCTTTTAAAGAAAGTCCTTTTATCAAACAAGTTAAAGTCTGAATATTCGGACTACATCCACTCACAAACATTTTCCCCAACATAGCAAAAGAAAGCTCAAAATTACCAACATCACACATGGCATTGAGTAATGTTGTATACGTGACAACATTAGGTCTAAGTCCCTTATCCAACATGTCGTTCATCAACTCAAACGCCTCTCTAAAATTGCATTCCCGGCAGAACCCATTTATAAGAGCATTATAAGCTGGAACACTAGGTGTATAATTCAAGGCCAGTTTTCTTGCATCTTTAGTACTACCAATCTTACACAAAGATGACACTATTGTTGTATAGCTCACCACATCCGGAGAACATCCCTTATTTGACATTTCCACAAGCAACTTACAAGCCCCATCCACCCTATTATTCTTACACAATGCCTTCAAAAGAATATTGTACGTGTAAACATTCGGCTCCAAGccatctttcttcatattgttATAGACAGGATTAATCATATGAAATTGGTTCTCACAAAGCAACGCATCCAACAAATGATTATAAATCCTCACAGTCACTTTAAAGCCAAAATCCTGTATCCTATAAAATGTTTTCAGTGCTTGCTCAGCTGCCCCAGCCCGCCTATAAGAATCCATCACACTAATGAATATACCCTCAGAACAATTAACTCCTTCCAACTTCATTTGCTGCAAAAGGTACTGAACACCATCCATCTCGTGCTTTTGCCCCAGTTTCTCAATCATCATTTGGTAAGTTAAAGTTGTGTGCTTGAAGGATTCTACATTGGCTACATACTTAAAGTACTCTAAAGCTAAATAAGTATCACGTTCACCTCTTAATCTCTTCAAAACATCAGATTCTTTAAGGGTTCTTGGGTTTTTCctaatttcatcattttcttgattcacACCAAGTATTGGACTAGCATTCAGGACAAAAGGGATCGAGGGCTTATGAACTTTCAGCAGCAATGAACATCCCTCTTTCAGATACATCATATCAGCAAACCCTAAACTATACTTTTCCACCAATCTGCGACAAGTAAACTGAGAAATGATATGCGAAAAAATACCATCAAGAAATGCAACTAATTAAGGAAATAAATCTGAAATATGCAACAGAATATCAGCTCAATTTCGAAATCACAAATTGGACAACCTTTATAGATGTTAGCTAGAAAAGGTACCTCAAATATGAAATATTACACCGAAGGAGCAACAGAATTGAGCTCAACTGTTCCTGTTCTTTGATGTTTTGAGGAGTTTGAAATATTTGTTTCTTGGTCCAGCCGTACATAGGATGTTTCATACGGGTAGGCCTGTCAATGTTTCTTCTCTAATGGTGTTCTATAAAGGTCTGATTTGTTCTTAACGTTAATATAAAACGAAGAAAAATTATTGTATTGACAGACAATGCATCAATGCCACTGCCGGCTTTCAGGTTTCTTGCCTGCCAACTGTTCGACGAAATGTTTCTGCGGTTACGCATTAAGTTCTGTGAGTATTTGTTTACATACAAGAAATGTTTCTGTGGTTACGCATTAAGcctacatttttttcttttgtatcattcattttctttggtgTTCAAATCGTAATCCTATTCCTATTCCAACAGACTCGACTTAAGGCTTTCACCATGTTTTTCATGGACTTTTAGGGTacaaacaaatttaaaaaaattacccGTATCCAATTTATGCGAAATTGCTGAGAGAGAGAGTTGTTGGAGCCTGGAACTGGAAGCTTCGACAATCTGGATTGGAAGCGGAACTCGAACCTTCGAAATGGAAACAGCGGAGCGGGCTCGACGGAGCAACTTACAACTAGCTAGCAATTTAGAGGTGAATTGATTAAAGGAGATGGCGAACTCTGCAAGCTTGGAAATGGCGGACGGGACCAAGAGTGATTTTGTTGGACGTTTGGAATCGACGAGTGGAGCAAGAGAGAAGAGAGACATGTGCAGCGGGTAGGTGAATTGCAAGATTAGGGTTTTTGTTAATTTGGTAAAAGAAatgtatttaaaaatatttaaatacaTGTCCGTTGACAACTCTACGTATGGATCAAATCCACGCCTTGTTATAGTTGgatcaaaatgaaaaatatCGAATATTTACGGCTCTAaatgaatttttccttttttataaaaaatataaatcaaaATTCTGAATGGATTAGTGATGGCACGTTTAGCTCGATCAAGTAAGTTCAGCTTAAATGTATCATGTAAGAcccaaagacaaccaatgagacagttgataagaaagcacaagtgcttgtgagtagaagagataaacaaattaaaaatcataaacgtaacaataagtaaataa encodes:
- the LOC113748794 gene encoding alpha-ketoglutarate-dependent dioxygenase alkB homolog 6, with the translated sequence METKADKENVNSFLVGSVPTVIYLPDFITDEEEQHLLNTIYTAPVSKWKVLKNRRLQNWGGIVHEKGLLAQDLPTWLTRITARIYEKSGLFPSAINHVLINEYLPDQGIMPHQDGPAYFPVVAILSLGSPVLVDFTPHPSLQLSTEPLENKETQNNTANEGPMLMNTDRSSDKHPPFSVVLMPRSLLIFKDEAYSDYLHGIKDQEYQQFDKAVNIPQITKSLALIQSAARPEEEIDRNETRCDKLIHRTATRISLTCRVVTKVQRNLFKF
- the LOC113748779 gene encoding pentatricopeptide repeat-containing protein At3g48810 — protein: MMYLKEGCSLLLKVHKPSIPFVLNASPILGVNQENDEIRKNPRTLKESDVLKRLRGERDTYLALEYFKYVANVESFKHTTLTYQMMIEKLGQKHEMDGVQYLLQQMKLEGVNCSEGIFISVMDSYRRAGAAEQALKTFYRIQDFGFKVTVRIYNHLLDALLCENQFHMINPVYNNMKKDGLEPNVYTYNILLKALCKNNRVDGACKLLVEMSNKGCSPDVVSYTTIVSSLCKIGSTKDARKLALNYTPSVPAYNALINGFCRECNFREAFELMNDMLDKGLRPNVVTYTTLLNAMCDVGNFELSFAMLGKMFVSGCSPNIQTLTCLIKGLSLKGRVHEALAVWNQITREGLLPNVVTYNTLIHGLCFVGNLSEALCLLNQMERYGCLPNVTTFSTLIDGYAKFGDLWGASEIWNKMITSGCPPNVVVYTSMVDVLCRNFMFDRAYNLIEKMAMENCPPNTITFNVFIKHLCTSGRVDQAMELFDKMEHYGCACNITTYNELLGGLFKINNFRLAFELLVDMERNGIEFNIVTYNNIVNGLSRAGMFEVALMFVGKLLVKGIKPDTFTLNIVINGYCKCGKVESAIKLLDTMSSVGCNPDLVTFTSLICGICETIGLDLASVYLQRMIEKGICPNISIWNFLVRWLFRKLGYDASLTHFNNVMDGRLEETELQFQTKV